A window of Phocoena phocoena chromosome 6, mPhoPho1.1, whole genome shotgun sequence contains these coding sequences:
- the LOC136125081 gene encoding uncharacterized protein, protein MDTKPPGETSQTERLRTGSDLNCAEVKRAKFQGSPDKFNTYVTLKVQNVKSTTVAVRGDQPSWEQDFMFEISRLDLGLSVEVWNKGLIWDTMVGTVWIALKTIRQSDEEGPGEWSTLEAETLMKDDEICGTKNPTPHKILLDTRFELPFDIPEEEARYWTYKLEQINALGTDNEYSSQEESQRKPLPTAAAQCSFEDPDSAIDDRDSDYRSEASNSIPPLYHTTSQPNASVHQFPVPARLPQQLLLQGSSRDSCNDSVQSYNLDYPERRALRYPQKYDTIDRRRKKTPLYSHFEDSEKSQYDDKSGTKTNLKSTYPNTENCDLCHVEKKEQNYPVLRPYKNGFVVKSGMWTTNLESHDYDLPGCSKDCEKASGLNQHVTNFTPLDILEDSASSTSDELLGSPVSDKQEDLLSPTCHPSNVHHIGGYPEEYYGANPAFTSQRMNCATDTLGNLSGCPMEEMTPSSIEEPKEDYIDTMDELQCLVETVSEYLAEKEEEINRFGSLSKTKKTLKHNSTVNNAEQKMPADRIPSLNIVKNDKDKAISFPELNGVKCAVGSLFSSLTEKVGSGTKHLTTSVEKLVYLVPEKTETLNQTEAINSPSRPRAKSVSEKDLFIQSPSPLSSQTVDNKDVGKHDKTSENEHMGSKTGSLNFQDPTETIGRDSASQSQSSVIKSVCSMLNPLKIFLEKDETKKDDDQSKPTRKENFVACGSESNQREDTLGNDSSIVTLDRSDRETPHYQMPLSEDLLSSQAAIEHSNLAHSANKKDDVASPLEREPCTDLSLLPDQRKICAKDTLGHHCEADSRTANKEPSSNPLEGDKITGDDDFLEPLRKSFSQFLLTSPETYSKETLSDSMKIHQLEEDGWERGPKKGGHSFSFSGKLDIPIFKVLSHSEKQQDVREKGSMLSLFKFSFTDSHKTVNDQSFHGSAVTTDEEIQRNCHANAKLSSLKSSSVPNIHSNLGKFGDIKTSNNSDQINTPEDVTLNKIKSDSAPNINNDLGKFGSIEELHSSDHTAIENCERDTLNIPGVVSKEHIPSDSLGESKNFTQVTSSTVPDSSLAFTSTISKPTLVDEMSDDKLVDKASKKRTQRGLLSGLFNRFSSLENLSSQQELNVKKDDSPHRNNTLSLFSGIFNLISNSSMTDCKPDEAKSMSLGDLKDLNGKKHLSLDEIPVTSCVTFENQRNHEKQEISGFIKSCLSLPKENISLSDAWVDNHYCPPTWKNQQSEKNFPSSENSVLHCTPTAQQDLLEKSLAKRQTPQHALEAKLHENSNKLNSPMLNTNILSQSNHYQAFEEMNNPFSYEWDSDIKDFSKNSRKLQPVYYMLNQNTFPSADVFLWPDSENPAINFCQKDQNANILEWRTNLNSVVWCDLPHESFNQLAFNEDYLLRGDMWAANSLYGNSCYLAINETKKALEELPIDLSCSSGYEKSTCPVVDLDSLRMDENFVYSSVGYEYQEWLSCLENGVWWPSEDGDYGYFMFHDGQYIYSFLTDSTGQYAYLFIPDCSYEEYLNCDLQTNDLSSITLDDSTIPAYSFKVLDREDELLWYVEEEPIDDPLDLSVVLPRSEGPMYLNLGMFSQVLEKSSYGQRDQPLDFSGYTPQKSKGDFVSFKERLGGSEDSECTLDFRNQPQMIGNHVLNKNQIIKGDKNQTLAKDSSVNLSSFQWIQSSSEEAASLIHPENKTNIPQQTEEMSSLNKVTLSFSALGASTGSTLNFDKNESLESSAMQKIDQQSNLAEITNDGLQSLILSKQLESNSQNEEESLLKKDSERQMVSNVQRPEFTKNMKKEFPLNKSVHVKKQSLLKSVFQVNQTTSQAQSDIEDDKMITADSVSIPLVSQFSRDECKNCEPPQDQSSKESERTLFKSALKLIGRGEDSSVSAVANEKQESRFLNFFKTQVNKEGSPNLEKNGDKNRKISSKEKNESPGVSSVFGSLGDFFKTNVSPKQTTENMSVSSVTNKDEVKSSPNPAHLTKQDVGNFPAAPVSSKGKVRVRNLNKQTTIDDSELKEPSIREIQGDHLTDEEAPSRDHQLHQSPNSSFSTGCLKESSRDSSVETSGVSTVTEVPRSDKISLDILSRRNSNEQDHFSDKDQSFSTATTSPSQPELPTRKSIFSFLTGSEKSENRAFTTLPRTTSQGEGLFTLPSFFSTANSGSKKHASLNSSFSFFNLSFLDEKQQTPGEKHSLSAVAPVTSQPCKKPSVFVDMSDTMTREDSNDNRGSIVQEVVHEQQMAPCVSISNTTKVISLADELNVENDYPGKLGSSNGPGTSLKDFQVSQSQKDIVPHSPQFQAQSETLLIGPETLEVSPHEEEAFIQEAFLSDSPANSFSHDSHLVEKLNHFDTCTTYHQSERFTSDPLNLPLEKAPDEVLTQILEPASSSVEPGCTGHLQSQDADKVEDKSVLDSSVEMLSGFVTKVKSFSGSLIEPPKTFSGLFSSPKPPKKNSFFSFSSGASSQPLKGELFGLFKSPKPETHKQESSIPVTALLQNGGSRHTEESVPPENLWKEATFGALNSEAIVSDCRMTVVSAKSDSETLTDDPNLTTEMENNNIPDNIPEPQCSETIEAASSVSGDDTGQGVLSLSDEGDMGMLQGTDTEASLEAEHISLPAQLHPEPTWIAKELPPPIHLPLPLEPEPDMQSASTNRDFLELQATNSLETNTTVFSEASVGQSATLETQGYLSHCPLEEPVLSAKENYGILDAQKGPPAVPKETEQPSPHFEIPNVINWPKLHFPSSATDYRKPLSSFFSSPSFSGNRAAETGLMSSFKKLSTLFEGGNEGKGSSAVASDSKLRFGKKLDLSFPWPKQNKWDPEQMPAESSSPVMVISSDQDLKFSEADKTLESSQVSGASAEPAKVLTQPSGTSGQLETRPSICAHELSGPGEVENHQEIPASGEHGGTKDNLSDPTCPSESHEEEHCTVSELLHQPETHEEETAPASIDSDSNVQQPVALHDIKEPKTSKSPTSSSRYGSSCNVSQGSSQLSELDQCHEQDDDRRERDLIHSCHSSGSFSRDSQVGFGEQEKALEVAREEEKGGACEPKETKEDATTPPPPDLVLHRDHILGPQESVPKESASSPFTQARAHWIRAVTKVRLQLQEDTIQADMLHLAVMSLNLP, encoded by the exons CTTTTGAAGATCCTGATAGTGCCATTGATGACCGAGATAGTGACTATCGCAGTGAGGCCAGCAATAGCATCCCACCTCTTTACCATACGACTTCCCAGCCCAATGCTTCTGTGCACCAATTCCCTGTGCCTGCGCGATTGCCACAGCAGCTGCTGCTTCAGGGCAGTTCCCGGGACTCTTGCAATGACTCTGTGCAAAGTTACAACCTCGATTATCCAGAGCGGCGGGCCCTCAG ATATCCTCAGAAATATGATACAATAgataggagaaggaaaaagacaccCTTATATAGTCATTTTGAAGacagtgaaaaaagccaatatGATGATAAATCAGGAACTAAGACTAACTTGAAAAGTACATATCCTAACACTGAAAATTGTGACCTTTGCCACGTTgagaagaaggaacaaaattaCCCAGTTTTGCGTCCCTACAAAAATGGATTTGTGGTTAAGAGTGGCATGTGGACCACTAACTTGGAAAGTCATGATTATGATCTTCCTGGTTGTTCTAAGGACTGTGAAAAGGCATCTGGCTTAAACCAGCATGTCACTAATTTCACTCCATTAGATATTCTTGAAGATTCTGCCAGCAGTACTTCTGATGAACTTCTGGGTTCCCCCGTTTCTGATAAGCAGGAAGATTTACTGTCACCAACATGTCATCCATCCAATGTCCATCATATTGGAGGTTATCCAGAAGAATATTATGGAGCAAATCCTGCATTCACATCACAAAGGATGAATTGTGCTACAGACACACTTGGAAATCTGTCTGGGTGCCCCATGGAAGAGATGACCCCTTCCTCTATTGAGGAACCCAAGGAGGACTATATTGATACAATGGATGAGCTTCAGTGTTTGGTAGAAACAGTGTCAGAATATTtagcagagaaggaagaggagattaATAGATTTGGCTCcctttcaaaaactaaaaaaacactTAAACACAATAGCACTGTTAATAATGCAGAACAGAAAATGCCAGCGGATCGAATACCATCTTTAAACATTGTCAAGAATGACAAGGACAAAGCCATCTCTTTCCCTGAACTGAATGGAGTAAAATGTGCTGTTGGTTCTTTATTCAGTTCACTCACAGAAAAGGTGGGTTCAGGCACAAAGCATCTAACAACCTCTGTGGAAAAGCTGGTTTATTTAGttccagagaaaacagaaactctTAATCAGACAGAGGCGATTAATTCACCATCTAGACCCAGAGCCAAGTCAGTATCAGAGAAGGATCTTTTCATACAATCTCCTTCTCCATTATCTTCTCAAACAGTTGACAATAAGGACGTTGGCAAACATGACAAAACCTCTGAAAATGAGCACATGGGCAGTAAAACTGGAAGTTTAAACTTTCAGGATCCAACAGAAACTATTGGAAGGGACTCTGCTTCACAGAGTCAGAGTTCAGTTATAAAGTCTGTTTGCAGCATGCTAAATCCATTAAAAATCTTTTTGGAAAAGGATGAAACCAAAAAAGATGATGACCAGAGCAAGCCAACGAGAAAGGAAAACTTTGTTGCATGTGGTTCAGAGTCAAATCAAAGGGAAGATACCCTTGGCAATGACAGTAGCATTGTCACTTTGGATAGGAGTGATAGAGAAACTCCTCACTACCAAATGCCCCTAAGTGAGGATTTGTTGTCTTCCCAAGCAGCCATTGAACATTCTAACTTAGCTCATTCTGCAAATAAGAAAGATGATGTTGCGAGTCCGTTGGAAAGAGAACCCTGTACAGATCTGTCTCTGTTACCAGATCAACGAAAAATATGTGCCAAAGATACTTTAGGACATCATTGTGAAGCTGACAGCAGAACTGCAAATAAAGAGCCATCTTCAAATCCATTAGAGGGGGACAAAATTACTGGTGATGATGATTTCCTTGAGCCACTCAGAAAATCCTTTAGCCAGTTTTTGCTCACTTCTCCTGAGACCTATTCAAAGGAGACTTTGTCAGACTCTATGAAAATTCACCAGTTGGAGGAAGATGGATGGGAAAGGGGCCCTAAGAAAGGTGGGCATTCCTTTTCCTTTAGTGGAAAATTAGATATTCCAATTTTCAAAGTTCTTAGTCATTCTGAAAAGCAGCAGGATgtaagagagaaaggaagcatgctctctttgtttaaattttctttcactgACAGCCATAAAACTGTCAATGACCAGAGTTTTCATGGCTCAGCAGTAACCACTGATGAAGAGATCCAAAGAAACTGCCATGCAAATGCCAAACTTAGTTCACTAAAATCTAGTTCAGTTCCAAATATTCATAGTAATCTAGGGAAATTTGGTGATATAAAGACATCTAATAACAGTGACCAAATAAATACTCCTGAAGATGTCAcacttaataaaataaagtctgatTCGGCTCCAAATATTAATAATGATCTTGGGAAATTTGGGAGTATAGAGGAATTACACTCAAGTGACCACACAGCAATAGAGAACTGTGAAAGAGATACCTTAAACATTCCTGGAGTTGTGTCCAAAGAGCATATACCTTCAGATTCTTTAGGAGAAAGTAAGAATTTTACACAAGTGACATCCTCAACAGTACCAGACTCTTCATTAGCGTTTACTTCTACCATTTCGAAACCCACCTTGGTTGATGAAATGAGTGATGACAAACTTGTAGATAAAGCTTCCAAGAAAAGAACCCAAAGAGGCCTCCTTTCTGGCTTGTTTAACAGGTTTTCTTCTCTTGAAAACTTGTCTAGTCAACAAGAATTAAATGTGAAGAAAGATGACTCTCCTCACAGGAATAATACACTGAGCTTATTCTCTGGAATATTTAACTTGATATCAAATAGCAGTATGACTGATTGTAAGCCAGATGAAGCAAAGTCCATGTCTTTAGGTGACCTAAAGGATTTGAATGGAAAAAAGCATTTATCCTTGGATGAGATCCCTGTTACTTCATGTGTGACTTTTGAGAACCAGAGGAACCATGAAAAACAGGAAATTTCTGGCTTCATAAAAAGCTGCTTATCTTTACCTAAAGAAAACATATCATTATCTGATGCTTGGGTTGATAACCATTATTGCCCTCCTACATGGAAAAACCAGCAAAGTGAAAAGAATTTCCCCTCTTCTGAGAACAGTGTTCTTCACTGCACTCCAACTGCTCAGCAGGACCTATTAGAGAAATCTTTGGCTAAGAGGCAGACACCACAGCATGCTCTTGAGGCAAAACTACATGAAAATTCTAACAAGTTAAATTCACCTATGCTAAATACTAACATTCTTAGTCAATCAAACCACTATCAGGCTTTTGAAGAGATGAACAATCCTTTCTCTTATGAATGGGATTCTGATATAAAAGATTTCTctaaaaattccagaaaacttCAGCCAGTTTATTATATGTTGAATCAAAATACATTTCCATCAGCTGATGTTTTCTTGTGGCCTGACTCAGAAAATCCAGCAATAAACTTCTGCCAAAAAGATCAAAATGCAAATATCTTGGAGTGGAGAACAAATCTAAACAGTGTCGTTTGGTGTGACTTACCACATGAATCATTCAACCAGTTAGCATTTAATGAAGATTACTTATTGAGAGGTGATATGTGGGCAGCTAACTCATTATATGGAAATTCTTGTTATCTTGCAATTAATGAGACTAAGAAGGCACTAGAAGAATTGCCCATTGACTTAAGTTGTTCTTCAGGTTATGAGAAGAGTACATGCCCCGTAGTTGATCTAGACTCATTAAGAATGGATGAAAACTTTGTTTATTCAAGTGTTGGTTATGAATACCAGGAATGGTTGTCATGTCTTGAAAATGGAGTGTGGTGGCCATCAGAGGATGGAGATTATGGATATTTTATGTTCCACGATGGTCAATATATCTATTCTTTCCTTACTGATTCTACTGGGCagtatgcatatttatttatacctGATTGTTCTTATGAAGAGTATTTGAATTGTGACTTACAGACAAATGATCTATCAAGTATTACATTAGATGATAGCACTATTCCTGCTTACAGTTTTAAAGTACTTGACAGGGAAGACGAATTACTGTGGTATGTTGAAGAGGAACCAATTGATGACCCTCTTGATTTATCTGTTGTTTTGCCAAGAAGTGAGGGACCAATGTATCTAAATTTGGGAATGTTTTCACAAGTACTTGAAAAGTCAAGTTATGGCCAAAGGGATCAACCATTAGATTTTTCAGGCTATACTCCTCAAAAGTCAAAAGGAGATtttgtatcttttaaagaaaGGCTGGGTGGTTCTGAAGACTCTGAGTGTACATTGGATTTCAGAAATCAGCCCCAAATGATTGGTAATCATgtcttaaataaaaatcaaattataaaggGAGATAAGAATCAGACTCTAGCGAAGGATTCATCAGTTAACCTTTCCAGTTTCCAGTGGATCCAGTCTTCTTCTGAAGAAGCTGCCTCTTTGATTCATCCTGAAAATAAGACTAACATCCCACAGCAAACAGAAGAGATGTCATCATTGAACAAAGTGACTTTGTCATTTTCTGCTTTGGGTGCTTCAACTGGaagtactttgaattttgataagAATGAATCCTTAGAGTCTTCAGCCATGCAGAAAATAGATCAGCAGTCAAACTTAGCAGAGATCACAAATGATGGTCTTCAGTCATTAATCTTGAGTAAGCAACTAGAGAGTAACTCccaaaatgaggaagaaagtCTTCTCAAGAAGGATTCAGAGAGACAAATGGTATCCAATGTTCAGCGACCAGAATTTactaaaaatatgaagaaagaatTCCCTTTAAATAAAAGCGTTCATGTGAAAAAACAAAGTTTGTTAAAATCTGTTTTCCAGGTAAACCAAACAACTTCTCAGGCTCAATCAGATATAGAAGATGACAAGATGATTACAGCTGATTCTGTTTCAATTCCTCTTGTATCACAGTTTAGTAGGGATGAATGCAAGAATTGTGAGCCTCCTCAGGACCAGTCTTCCAAAGAGTCTGAGAGAACATTATTTAAAAGTGCACTGAAACTCATTGGTCGGGGAGAAGACTCTTCAGTAAGTGCAGTAGCAAACGAGAAACAGGAATCTCGATTTTTGAACTTCTTTAAAACCCAGGTGAATAAAGAAGGATCACCAAATTTAGAAAAGAATggtgataaaaatagaaagatatcatCTAAGGAAAAGAATGAATCTCCTGGTGTTTCAAGTGTTTTTGGTTCCCTTGGGGATTTCTTTAAAACCAATGTATCTCCTAAACAGACAACTGAAAATATGTCTGTTTCTTCAGTGACTAATAAGGATGAGGTCAAGTCAAGTCCTAATCCTGCACATCTAACTAAACAGGATGTTGGGAACTTTCCTGCTGCACCAGTTTCCTCTAAAGGGAAGGTTCGAGTTAGAAATCTGAACAAGCAGACTACTATTGATGACAGTGAGCTAAAGGAACCATCAATTAGGGAGATCCAGGGTGATCATTTGACTGACGAAGAGGCACCCTCCAGAGACCACCAACTCCACCAGTCACCAAATTCATCTTTCTCAACAGGTTGTCTCAAAGAATCCTCCAGAGATTCTTCAGTAGAGACTAGTGGTGTGTCTACAGTGACAGAAGTTCCAAGAAGTGATAAAATATCATTAGATATTCTGAGCAGAAGAAATTCAAATGAACAAGATCATTTTTCTGACAAAGACCAGAGTTTTTCAACTGCCACAACATCTCCATCCCAACCAGAATTACCAACCAGAAAGagtatattttctttcctgaCTGGATCCGAAAAATCTGAGAACAGAGCCTTTACTACTCTACCAAGAACCACATCTCAAGGAGAAGGGCTATTcacacttccttcctttttttccactgCTAACTCAGGCAGCAAGAAGCATGCCTCTCTTAATAGCtctttcagtttcttcaacttgTCCTTTCTGGATGAAAAGCAGCAGACTCCTGGGGAAAAACACAGCCTTTCCGCTGTTGCTCCAGTGACTTCCCAGCCCTGTAAGAAGCCAAGTGTTTTTGTAGACATGAGTGATACAATGACTAGAGAAGATTCTAATGACAATAGAGGTAGCATAGTCCAGGAGGTGGTTCATGAACAGCAAATGGCTCCTTGTGTTTCCATTAGCAACACCACTAAGGTTATCTCCCTTGCAGATGAGCTCAATGTAGAAAATGACTATCCAGGAAAACTAGGTTCCAGTAATGGACCAGGGACATCTTTAAAAGATTTCCAggtaagtcagtcacaaaaagacattgTTCCTCATTCACCACAATTTCAGGCACAGTCTGAAACACTGCTCATTGGTCCAGAGACCCTTGAGGTATCTCCCCATGAAGAAGAGGCTTTCATACAGGAAGCCTTTCTGAGTGACTCACCAGCCAACTCTTTTTCACATGATAGCCATTTGGTTGAAAAGCTCAACCATTTTGACACATGTACTACCTACCACCAAAGTGAAAGATTTACTAGTGACCCACTGAACTTGCCCTTAGAAAAGGCCCCTGATGAGGTCTTAACACAGATCCTGGAGCCAGCTTCTTCCTCTGTGGAGCCAGGATGTACAGGTCACCTCCAGAGTCAAGATGCAGATAAAGTGGAAGACAAATCAGTGTTGGACTCTTCAGTAGAAATGCTTTCAGGGTTTGTGACCAAAGTGAAATCTTTCTCTGGGTCCTTAATTGAACCTCCTAAAACTTTCTCTGGACTTTTCTCTTCTCCTAAACCTCCAAAGAaaaactcatttttctctttttcttctggtgcATCATCTCAGCCTCTCAAAGGTGAGTTATTTGGACTTTTTAAAAGTCCCAAACCAGAGACACACAAACAAGAATCATCTATTCCAGTTACTGCATTGCTTCAAAATGGTGGTTCCAGACATACTGAAGAATCAGTACCTCCCGAAAATTTGTGGAAAGAAGCTACCTTTGGAGCACTCAATTCAGAAGCTATAGTCAGTGACTGTAGAATGACTGTGGTTAGTGCAAAGTCAGACTCGGAGACCTTGACGGATGATCCTAACCTAAcaactgaaatggaaaacaataatATTCCTGACAATATTCCGGAACCCCAATGTTCTGAAACAATTGAGGCTGCATCTTCTGTCTCAGGGGACGATACTGGGCAAGGAGTATTGTCTCTGAGTGATGAAGGAGACATGGGGATGTTGCAGGGTACAGACACAGAGGCATCATTGGAAGCAGAGCATATCTCATTGCCAGCACAGTTGCATCCAGAACCTACCTGGATTGCCAAAGAGCTTCCTCCTCCAATTCACCTACCTCTTCCTCTTGAGCCAGAGCCAGATATGCAATCTGCCTCCACAAACCGAGACTTCTTAGAGCTACAGGCAACCAATTCACTAGAAACCAATACTACAGTGTTCAGTGAGGCAAGTGTTGGCCAGAGTGCCACACTGGAAACCCAAGGGTACCTTTCTCACTGTCCGTTGGAGGAACCTGTGCTTTCTGCCAAAGAAAACTATGGGATACTTGATGCCCAGAAAGGTCCACCCGCAGTCCCCAAGGAAACGGAGCAGCCAAGTCCTCATTTTGAAATCCCAAACGTGATCAATTGGCCAAAACTCCATTTCCCATCCTCTGCTACTGACTATCGGAAACCACTGAGCTCTTTCTTTTCCTCGCCTTCCTTCTCTGGCAATAGAGCAGCAGAGACTGGTTTAATGTCCAGTTTTAAGAAGTTGTCAACTCTATTTGAGGGAGGTAATGAGGGGAAAGGGAGTAGTGCAGTGGCAAGTGATTCAAAACTAAGGTTTGGAAAGAAGCTGGATCTTTCATTCCCGTGGCCGAAACAGAACAAATGGGACCCTGAACAAATGCCTGCAGAATCCTCCTCTCCAGTTATGGTTATCAGCAGTGATCAGGATCTTAAATTCAGTGAGGCTGACAAAACTTTGGAGTCTTCTCAAGTGTCTGGGGCCAGTGCTGAGCCAGCTAAGGTTTTGACTCAGCCCTCTGGAACCTCTGGGCAGCTGGAGACCAGGCCAAGTATATGTGCTCATGAGCTTTCAGGGCCTGGAGAAGTGGAAAACCATCAGGAAATCCCAGCATCTGGAGAACACGGGGGTACCAAAGATAACCTCTCTGACCCCACCTGTCCTTCAGAGAGTCATGAGGAAGAACACTGCACTGTCTCTGAGCTACTTCACCAGCCAGAAACACATGAAGAGGAGACAGCGCCTGCTAGCATTGACTCTGATTCAAATGTACAGCAGCCAGTTGCTCTACATGACATCAAGGAACCAAAGACCAGCAAAAG CCCCACCAGCAGTAGTAGGTATGGCTCCTCCTGTAATGTGAGTCAAGGAAGCTCTCAGCTGAGTGAACTAGACCAGTGTCACGAACAAGACGATGACCGTCGGGAGAGGGACTTGATTCATTCCTGCCACAGCTCCGGCAGCTTCTCCAGAGACAGCCAAGTAGGTTTTGGAGAACAAGAGAAAGCCTTGGAGGTGGCACGtgaagaggagaagggaggagcaTGTGAACCCAAGGAGACGAAAGAAGATGCTAcaacccctccacccccagatcTGGTGCTACACAGAGACCACATCCTAGGCCCCCAGGAGAG TGTTCCCAAGGAGAGTGCATCTTCGCCATTTACCCAAGCCAGAGCGCACTGGATCCGAGCAGTTACCAAGGTTCGACTCCAGCTGCAGGAG GATACAATCCAGGCTGACATGTTGCATTTAGCAGTCATGTCTCTTAATCTCCcttaa